One genomic window of Geodermatophilus sp. DSM 44513 includes the following:
- the rsmD gene encoding 16S rRNA (guanine(966)-N(2))-methyltransferase RsmD: protein MTRLISGVAGGRRLRVPPSGVRPTGDRAREGVFNTLSTLLDLEGAAVLDLYAGSGALGLEALSRGAAQVVFVENAPRVLPVLRANLDTVGLPGGRVLSGSVPTVLTGPPPARFDLVLADPPYATPPAEVVGVLEALVAGGWLAEDAVVVVERPSREAPFAWPTPLRGLRDRRYGEAVLRYGRCP, encoded by the coding sequence GTGACGCGGCTGATCTCCGGCGTCGCCGGGGGACGGCGGCTGAGGGTCCCGCCGTCGGGCGTGCGGCCCACCGGCGACCGCGCCCGGGAGGGGGTGTTCAACACCCTGTCGACGCTGCTCGACCTCGAGGGCGCCGCCGTCCTCGACCTCTACGCCGGCTCCGGGGCGCTGGGGCTGGAGGCGCTCAGCCGGGGCGCGGCGCAGGTGGTGTTCGTCGAGAACGCACCCCGGGTGCTGCCGGTGCTGCGCGCCAACCTGGATACGGTCGGACTGCCCGGCGGGCGCGTGCTGTCCGGTTCGGTGCCCACCGTCCTCACCGGGCCCCCACCGGCCCGCTTCGACCTGGTCCTCGCCGACCCGCCCTACGCCACGCCGCCGGCCGAGGTGGTCGGCGTGCTGGAGGCGCTGGTCGCAGGGGGGTGGCTGGCCGAGGACGCCGTCGTGGTGGTCGAACGCCCCAGCCGCGAGGCGCCGTTCGCGTGGCCGACACCCCTGCGCGGACTGCGCGACCGCCGCTACGGGGAGGCCGTGCTCCGG